The Clostridium chauvoei genome has a window encoding:
- a CDS encoding acyltransferase family protein gives MKRIKEIEGIRGIAALMVVFSHVLGCLPFALMLANIDLAKTPIHILWDGHAAVIVFFVFSGYFASIKYFEFNIKMTTKEYFKYIYNRFLRIYPVYFIAILIGFILCNMLYTRSNVEYFNEWFVKFWTNKLTIKEFINQIFIIGKFNTDLINPPIWTMVYEMRIVIVLPIFIILMKKYNSTLVLIASFVISKLLPIIGVLHIFLMGMWIAKNQHIIIEKVNKRNIYKYILLIIGLVAFISRWTFYNIFSRFSIGKIDLVLLFGFACIFIYILCSKGNRKNILVNNKIFNFIGGISYSIYSIHFIVLLFLGKYYQYIDNYLLFVVLNLIITIILATIINKTIEKKIIKYKL, from the coding sequence TTGAAAAGAATAAAAGAAATTGAAGGTATAAGGGGTATAGCAGCATTAATGGTAGTTTTTTCTCATGTGTTAGGATGTCTACCATTTGCTTTAATGTTAGCAAATATAGACTTAGCTAAGACTCCGATACATATATTATGGGATGGACATGCAGCAGTAATAGTATTTTTTGTATTTAGTGGTTATTTTGCATCAATTAAGTATTTTGAATTTAATATAAAAATGACAACGAAGGAATACTTCAAATATATATATAATAGATTTTTAAGAATATATCCAGTTTATTTTATAGCTATACTTATTGGATTTATTTTATGTAATATGTTATATACTAGAAGCAATGTAGAGTATTTTAATGAATGGTTTGTAAAATTCTGGACAAATAAACTTACAATAAAAGAATTTATAAATCAAATATTTATAATAGGAAAGTTTAATACAGATTTAATAAATCCTCCTATATGGACAATGGTTTATGAAATGAGAATAGTTATTGTATTACCTATTTTTATAATATTAATGAAAAAGTATAATAGTACTTTAGTATTAATAGCTTCATTTGTTATATCTAAGTTGCTTCCAATAATAGGAGTTTTACATATTTTCTTAATGGGTATGTGGATAGCTAAAAATCAACATATAATAATAGAAAAAGTAAATAAAAGAAACATATATAAGTATATATTATTGATTATTGGGTTAGTAGCCTTCATATCTAGATGGACTTTTTATAATATATTTAGTAGATTTTCAATAGGGAAAATTGACTTAGTCCTTCTATTTGGATTTGCATGCATATTTATTTATATACTATGTTCCAAAGGAAATAGAAAAAATATATTAGTGAATAATAAGATATTTAACTTTATAGGAGGGATATCTTATAGTATATATTCAATTCATTTTATAGTTCTATTATTTTTAGGTAAATATTATCAGTATATAGATAACTATTTATTATTTGTAGTATTAAATTTAATTATTACTATAATATTAGCAACTATAATAAATAAAACTATAGAGAAGAAAATTATTAAATATAAATTATAA
- a CDS encoding polysaccharide biosynthesis C-terminal domain-containing protein: MLFINIVLNICLITKLNIYGAALSTTSAYAIFFIISVYVNKKKNL; the protein is encoded by the coding sequence ATGCTTTTTATAAATATAGTATTAAATATATGTTTAATAACTAAATTAAATATATATGGAGCAGCATTATCAACAACTAGTGCATATGCAATATTTTTTATTATTTCTGTTTATGTAAATAAAAAGAAAAATTTATAA
- a CDS encoding lipopolysaccharide biosynthesis protein, which translates to MINSSKKLQKDFVSYFISNFVPLIMNLLAVYIYTAILKTDEFGEYNIVISTYTIISMFLFEWIGQGIMRFMPIYEKEGTTPILMKIVKVINTLILAFVVLFVIQKVCIRYNVLDELIIGALYVLTSGVFLILTSILRAKLNSGLFLKVSLFQSVINCVISIGLLINFKSFWMIVISKVITNIIAIIYLIREINKSKIIANDEIKITKDKLKKY; encoded by the coding sequence ATGATTAATAGTTCTAAAAAATTACAAAAGGATTTTGTTAGTTATTTCATTTCTAACTTTGTCCCATTAATAATGAATTTATTAGCAGTGTACATATATACAGCTATATTAAAAACAGATGAGTTTGGTGAATATAATATTGTAATATCAACATATACAATTATAAGTATGTTTTTATTTGAGTGGATAGGACAAGGGATAATGAGATTTATGCCTATCTATGAAAAAGAAGGAACAACACCTATTTTAATGAAAATTGTTAAGGTTATAAATACTTTAATTTTGGCATTTGTTGTGCTTTTTGTAATACAAAAGGTATGTATTAGATATAACGTTTTAGACGAATTAATTATAGGTGCACTTTATGTACTAACAAGTGGTGTTTTTTTAATATTAACATCTATATTAAGAGCTAAACTAAATTCAGGACTTTTTTTAAAAGTAAGTTTATTTCAATCCGTTATAAACTGTGTTATCAGTATAGGATTATTAATAAACTTTAAAAGTTTTTGGATGATTGTAATATCAAAAGTTATAACAAATATAATTGCAATAATATATCTAATAAGAGAAATAAATAAATCAAAAATAATAGCTAATGATGAAATTAAAATAACAAAGGATAAATTAAAAAAATATTAA
- a CDS encoding CatB-related O-acetyltransferase, which yields MKNIDFTKFYINDIKQIIIPSFFKKLRKVYIYKKIFKNSYVSYKAKVDIKEEVKLGENSRIYENVNIGVKSFKLGDFSTISGPTQIVGLGKVTIGKFCSIAPDVYMVTNNHNMNNLITYPTEFIYDTSKKDHIIEDIKIGNDVWIGRGVTILPGVNIGDGCIVGAGSVVTKGNYEHYSIIVGVKGKVIKKRFSEEVIKEIKEKNIFNKDINTFKKYLEEFN from the coding sequence ATGAAAAATATAGATTTTACTAAGTTTTATATAAATGATATAAAACAAATAATAATTCCAAGTTTTTTTAAAAAATTACGTAAGGTATATATTTATAAAAAAATTTTTAAAAATTCTTATGTATCATATAAAGCTAAGGTTGATATAAAAGAAGAAGTTAAATTAGGCGAAAATTCAAGAATATATGAAAATGTAAATATAGGTGTTAAGAGCTTTAAATTAGGTGATTTTAGCACAATAAGTGGACCTACTCAAATTGTTGGACTTGGAAAAGTTACAATAGGTAAGTTTTGTTCTATTGCACCAGATGTTTATATGGTTACGAACAATCATAACATGAATAATCTTATAACTTATCCAACTGAATTTATTTACGATACTTCAAAAAAAGACCATATTATAGAGGATATAAAGATAGGAAATGATGTTTGGATAGGAAGAGGAGTAACAATATTACCAGGAGTTAATATTGGAGATGGATGTATTGTTGGAGCGGGATCAGTAGTAACCAAGGGTAATTATGAACATTATTCTATTATCGTTGGAGTAAAAGGAAAAGTTATTAAGAAAAGATTTTCAGAAGAAGTTATTAAAGAAATAAAAGAAAAAAATATTTTTAATAAAGATATTAACACATTTAAAAAATATCTGGAGGAATTTAATTAA
- a CDS encoding glycosyltransferase has protein sequence MKVAHLSTGISNSSAVTRLHKSMLNKGIDSYLITLRETNNIDRAIKYTSYTKFMKLKRSLNIILDKLILKIYKDKENLLYSLTSGYDISKIKELKDADIIHLHWISGSFIDLKSLKKLNKPIVYTCHDSLPFTGGCHVKYKCENYKTGCGNCRMLNSNKLKDISYYINKRKEDIYRDLDLAFICPSNWINKQLKESNVCNSKKSYVIGNTLDFDIFDIKSNNSFKELESNKIKVLFGAVDPKGVEYKGYSIIIEFIKKLKRDNKELLDKMQFVVFGTSDIEEIKNLGVNCTAIGEIKSQEKLANLYNDCDILLYPSLEDNLPNVVMESLACGLPVVAFNIGGISDLVKHKKNGYLAKEKDVKELLQGVNWIIDNKIDKEKIRESVFCDYNNDVIVEKHINLYKGLIIK, from the coding sequence ATGAAAGTAGCACATTTAAGTACAGGAATCTCTAATTCATCTGCTGTAACTAGATTACATAAATCAATGTTAAATAAAGGTATTGATTCATATTTAATAACATTAAGAGAAACTAATAATATAGATAGAGCTATAAAATATACAAGTTATACTAAGTTTATGAAATTAAAACGAAGTTTAAATATTATATTAGATAAATTAATATTAAAAATTTATAAAGATAAAGAAAATCTTTTATATTCTTTAACTTCTGGTTATGACATAAGTAAAATTAAAGAATTAAAAGATGCGGATATAATTCATCTTCATTGGATAAGTGGAAGCTTTATAGATTTAAAATCGTTAAAAAAACTAAATAAACCTATAGTTTATACATGTCATGATAGTCTACCATTTACAGGTGGATGTCATGTTAAGTATAAGTGTGAAAATTATAAAACAGGTTGTGGAAATTGTAGAATGTTAAATTCCAATAAATTAAAAGATATATCTTACTATATAAATAAACGTAAAGAAGATATTTATAGAGATTTAGATCTAGCTTTTATATGTCCAAGTAATTGGATAAATAAGCAGTTAAAAGAGAGTAATGTTTGCAATAGCAAAAAAAGTTATGTAATAGGAAATACATTAGACTTTGATATTTTCGATATAAAATCTAATAATTCATTTAAGGAGTTAGAATCAAATAAAATTAAAGTTCTATTTGGAGCTGTAGATCCTAAAGGTGTTGAATATAAAGGCTATTCTATAATAATAGAATTTATAAAAAAACTTAAGAGAGATAATAAAGAACTATTAGATAAAATGCAATTTGTAGTTTTTGGAACATCTGATATTGAAGAAATAAAAAATTTAGGTGTTAATTGTACAGCTATAGGGGAAATAAAATCACAAGAGAAGTTAGCGAATTTATATAATGATTGTGATATATTATTGTATCCAAGTTTAGAAGATAACTTACCTAATGTAGTTATGGAATCTCTTGCTTGTGGACTTCCAGTAGTTGCATTTAATATCGGTGGAATCTCAGACTTAGTTAAACATAAGAAAAATGGTTATCTTGCAAAAGAAAAAGATGTTAAAGAGTTACTACAAGGAGTAAATTGGATAATAGATAATAAAATAGATAAAGAAAAAATAAGAGAATCTGTATTTTGTGATTATAATAATGATGTAATTGTAGAAAAGCATATAAATTTATATAAGGGTTTAATTATAAAGTAA
- a CDS encoding glycosyltransferase, with translation MKKILYIWQTEYPWDIRVEKFVKSLSEFNEVHLLCRNTKKNKEEEFIEEDNYKIHRFPIKWSNKRYLSEPLHLNVFWRIFIENKIKEIKPNLIIVRNLPLAKLAIKLGKKYNIEVIFDNAENYPEFIRFFPRYDKKIFKLIDKMGYLENLENYCVNQSKVTINVIEENTDRIANKNINRDKMMEIYNVPPINEKFNSIEHEGINLCYIGALDDDNLRGTSDLIRAMALIEDKYKLFILGDGKERNKLEALVKDLKLENKVFFEGAIKYSEIKNYVSKYDIGVVPHRRTAMTDTTMANKIYEYMSWRLAVIATDAIPLKRFVNENKVGVIYESGNHIDLSEKIIELCKYNINEIRNTNYKLHIEKYNWEIESIKLLNLIKEK, from the coding sequence ATGAAAAAAATATTATATATATGGCAAACTGAATATCCTTGGGATATAAGAGTAGAAAAGTTTGTGAAATCATTATCTGAATTTAATGAAGTGCATTTACTTTGTAGAAATACTAAAAAAAATAAAGAAGAAGAATTTATAGAAGAAGATAATTACAAAATCCATAGATTCCCTATAAAATGGAGCAATAAGAGATACTTAAGTGAACCATTACATTTAAATGTTTTTTGGAGAATATTCATTGAAAATAAAATAAAAGAAATAAAACCTAATTTAATTATAGTAAGAAATCTTCCATTAGCTAAATTAGCTATAAAATTAGGAAAAAAATATAATATAGAAGTTATTTTTGATAATGCAGAAAATTATCCAGAATTCATAAGATTTTTCCCAAGATATGATAAAAAGATTTTCAAACTTATAGACAAGATGGGATATTTAGAGAATCTAGAAAACTATTGTGTTAACCAATCAAAGGTTACTATAAATGTAATAGAAGAAAATACAGATAGAATAGCAAATAAAAATATTAATAGAGATAAGATGATGGAAATATATAATGTTCCTCCAATTAATGAAAAATTTAATTCTATTGAGCATGAAGGAATAAATTTATGTTATATAGGAGCATTAGATGATGATAATCTTAGAGGAACAAGTGATTTAATTAGAGCTATGGCATTGATAGAAGATAAATATAAATTATTTATTTTAGGTGATGGAAAAGAAAGAAATAAATTAGAAGCTCTTGTTAAAGATTTAAAGCTAGAAAATAAAGTGTTTTTTGAGGGCGCTATAAAGTATAGCGAAATAAAAAATTATGTTAGCAAATATGATATTGGGGTAGTACCTCATAGACGTACAGCCATGACAGATACAACTATGGCAAATAAAATATATGAATATATGTCCTGGAGGTTAGCAGTTATAGCCACAGATGCCATACCATTAAAAAGATTTGTAAATGAAAATAAAGTTGGAGTTATATATGAAAGTGGAAATCATATAGATTTAAGCGAAAAAATAATTGAATTATGCAAATATAATATTAATGAAATAAGAAATACTAATTATAAGTTACATATAGAAAAGTATAATTGGGAAATTGAAAGCATTAAATTATTAAATTTAATTAAGGAGAAATAA
- a CDS encoding glycosyltransferase family 4 protein, with protein MEKVLFYDYNIVGHHWDYDYFTMMNMNGIEKVYYSIDLDDEKKYKLKKSKIEHIEGKRVSNNKFKRILDFLINIRKVKKYCKNNNISRIHFFTLDYMLIPISILFWGNKYKLTGTIHWIPKQNIKYKIIRHLISSTGFKIIVHGDYIKNSMESRLELKTNNINSTNYPIIENNKFKELSYNKLNEDITILYFGGTRYDKGIDILIEAIKNIDKKINLIIAGKEEYFSKEYICEKISKNKNINCILDMKYISDEEMDKYYKISDVVVLPYRKIFGGQSGILTEAINYEKVLIAPDIAQLGETVKSNDIGILYQCENVIDLNEKINFVIDNYEEIRSRYIENQRNYKKIATFKNLSSDYMNLIIKE; from the coding sequence ATGGAGAAAGTGTTATTTTATGACTATAATATTGTAGGTCATCACTGGGATTATGACTATTTTACTATGATGAATATGAATGGAATAGAAAAAGTATATTATAGTATAGACTTAGATGATGAAAAGAAATATAAATTAAAAAAAAGTAAAATAGAACATATAGAAGGAAAAAGAGTATCAAATAATAAGTTCAAAAGGATACTTGATTTTTTAATTAACATAAGAAAAGTGAAAAAATACTGTAAGAATAATAATATAAGTAGAATTCACTTTTTTACTTTAGACTATATGCTTATCCCTATAAGTATTTTATTTTGGGGAAATAAGTATAAATTAACAGGGACAATACATTGGATTCCTAAACAAAATATAAAGTATAAAATAATAAGACATTTAATATCAAGTACAGGATTTAAAATTATAGTTCATGGAGATTACATAAAAAATTCTATGGAAAGTAGATTAGAATTAAAAACTAATAATATTAATTCAACTAATTATCCTATTATAGAAAATAATAAATTTAAAGAGCTTTCTTATAATAAATTAAATGAAGATATAACAATTTTATATTTTGGTGGAACTAGATATGATAAGGGTATAGATATTTTAATTGAAGCAATTAAAAATATAGATAAAAAAATTAATTTAATAATTGCAGGTAAAGAAGAATATTTTTCAAAAGAATATATATGTGAAAAAATATCAAAGAATAAAAATATAAATTGTATTTTAGACATGAAATATATAAGTGATGAAGAAATGGATAAATATTATAAGATTTCAGACGTTGTAGTATTACCATATAGAAAAATTTTTGGTGGGCAAAGTGGTATTTTAACAGAAGCTATAAACTACGAAAAAGTTTTAATAGCACCTGATATAGCTCAACTTGGAGAAACAGTTAAAAGTAATGATATAGGTATATTATACCAATGTGAAAATGTAATAGATCTTAATGAAAAAATAAATTTTGTTATTGATAATTATGAGGAAATAAGAAGTAGATATATAGAAAATCAAAGAAATTATAAAAAGATAGCTACATTTAAAAATTTAAGTAGTGATTATATGAACTTAATAATTAAAGAATAA
- a CDS encoding O-antigen ligase family protein, which yields MRAEILIKLAFILITFDAFPFHKLGISLSSMPLSYIFIGLFFIANLDNMIKLKIKKFELSIIMYALFMIIFTIITNYRNSFSSLGLNKFINEFILTFIGYFSIKLYLQVKKDYKKILKLAINGIKISVFFGIIQFFYIHVMKLNFIFNILDKITLDTEYLLWGRISMNFGEPSFIGRYILLIIIPYLLLIEKKKKSDNIYICAFIILGILSGSTRIVFDIAAGIVVLTFIYYKEIIKKISLTKIFIGSYIIILSILIMFVIKPDQVFGQIENVQERIAIIFDKDSGKKDLSTECRLSYSLIGPYSLKEKPFGYGIGNYIYAYRDNIKSVNKNYMGNYELVSVYNREWLSSFNMYSRFMVETGILGCLFMLISIIGLFNKVKYNREFTVILLLNLYNIIQSDFMAFIPMLIWISIFLCFNNKEKVNGESVIL from the coding sequence ATGAGAGCTGAAATTTTAATTAAATTAGCATTTATATTGATAACATTTGATGCCTTTCCATTTCATAAATTGGGAATAAGTTTATCATCAATGCCATTATCATACATATTTATAGGGTTATTTTTTATAGCTAATTTAGATAATATGATAAAGTTAAAAATAAAGAAATTCGAATTAAGTATTATAATGTACGCACTTTTTATGATTATATTCACAATAATAACCAATTATCGTAATTCATTTTCTAGTTTAGGGTTAAATAAATTTATAAATGAATTTATATTAACTTTTATAGGATATTTTAGTATAAAGTTATATCTACAAGTAAAAAAAGATTATAAAAAGATTTTAAAATTAGCTATCAATGGAATAAAGATATCTGTATTTTTTGGGATAATACAATTCTTTTATATTCATGTTATGAAGTTAAACTTTATTTTTAATATTTTAGATAAAATAACTCTTGATACAGAGTATTTACTTTGGGGAAGAATATCTATGAATTTTGGAGAGCCATCATTTATAGGAAGATATATATTATTAATTATAATCCCATATTTATTACTAATAGAGAAAAAAAAGAAGAGTGATAATATATATATTTGTGCTTTTATAATTTTAGGAATTTTATCAGGATCCACAAGAATTGTTTTTGATATAGCAGCAGGAATAGTTGTATTAACGTTTATATATTATAAAGAGATAATAAAGAAAATAAGTCTAACTAAAATATTTATAGGTTCATATATAATTATTTTATCAATTCTAATTATGTTTGTTATAAAACCTGATCAGGTTTTCGGTCAAATTGAAAATGTACAGGAGAGAATAGCAATTATATTTGATAAAGATTCAGGGAAAAAAGATTTATCAACAGAATGTAGATTATCTTATTCACTAATTGGGCCATATTCATTAAAGGAAAAACCTTTTGGATATGGAATTGGAAATTACATTTATGCATATAGAGATAATATAAAATCAGTTAATAAAAATTATATGGGAAATTATGAATTAGTAAGTGTATATAATAGAGAATGGCTAAGTTCTTTTAATATGTATAGTAGATTTATGGTTGAGACTGGGATATTAGGATGTTTATTTATGTTAATAAGCATTATAGGTTTATTTAATAAAGTAAAATATAATAGGGAATTTACAGTTATATTATTATTAAATTTATATAATATAATTCAATCAGATTTTATGGCATTTATACCTATGTTAATATGGATCTCAATTTTTCTATGTTTTAATAATAAGGAGAAAGTAAATGGAGAAAGTGTTATTTTATGA
- a CDS encoding glycosyltransferase, translating into MNILYFLWRGGIGGGEKVVLNLVNGLKNKGFNTKICVWMKEDAPLKEVCKEQGIEYIELNGENKFKLSTFIELIKVIRGNKIDILHSHGAIAKFFGTVATKFTKAKSIITIHRLTADRKSHHKVLNMISILLSSKVICVSKAVENGLNKIEKIIYKLKSKIVIYNGLDIEKIERLSNESVDIEKEEDIVYLLFVGRLDPIKGVDYLIRAMKTIVETDPKYKLLIVGDGEDKKRLQDLTNELNLNKYIDFKGHQDNVYKYMRFCDVLVNPSFTEGFPLVILEALTNKLFIITTCVGGIHEILCDYKYKKYIPVKSSDSITESVLNCRFKVEYKAEINKFKIDNMIEEHIKFYNIK; encoded by the coding sequence ATGAATATATTATATTTCTTATGGAGAGGTGGAATTGGAGGCGGAGAAAAAGTAGTATTAAATTTAGTAAATGGGCTTAAGAATAAAGGGTTTAATACTAAGATTTGTGTGTGGATGAAAGAAGATGCACCTCTAAAAGAAGTATGTAAGGAACAAGGAATAGAATATATAGAATTAAATGGGGAGAATAAATTTAAATTATCAACTTTTATAGAGTTAATAAAAGTTATAAGAGGTAATAAAATAGATATATTACATTCTCATGGAGCTATAGCTAAATTTTTTGGAACAGTAGCAACTAAGTTTACTAAAGCAAAAAGTATAATAACAATTCATAGGTTAACTGCAGATAGAAAATCTCATCATAAAGTCTTAAACATGATATCTATATTATTATCAAGCAAAGTAATTTGTGTTAGTAAAGCTGTAGAAAATGGCTTAAACAAGATAGAAAAAATTATATATAAGTTAAAAAGTAAAATTGTTATATATAATGGCTTAGATATAGAGAAAATAGAAAGATTATCCAATGAATCAGTTGATATTGAAAAAGAAGAAGATATAGTATATTTACTTTTTGTTGGAAGATTAGATCCAATAAAAGGTGTAGATTATTTAATAAGAGCAATGAAAACTATAGTTGAGACTGACCCAAAATATAAATTACTTATAGTTGGGGATGGTGAGGATAAAAAAAGGTTACAGGACTTAACTAATGAATTAAATTTAAATAAATATATAGATTTTAAAGGACATCAAGATAATGTTTATAAATACATGAGGTTTTGTGATGTTTTAGTTAATCCATCTTTTACAGAGGGTTTTCCATTAGTGATATTAGAAGCTTTAACTAATAAATTATTTATAATTACAACATGTGTAGGCGGAATTCATGAAATACTATGTGATTATAAGTATAAAAAATATATACCGGTAAAATCTAGTGATAGTATAACAGAATCAGTTTTAAATTGTAGATTTAAGGTTGAATATAAAGCTGAAATTAATAAATTTAAAATAGATAATATGATAGAAGAACATATTAAATTTTATAATATAAAGTAG
- a CDS encoding acyltransferase — MFKSNYFKMILRLNKVNFGKKLNLYGVPVIFKKKESQLNIGENCTIKSSFLSNLIGLSQRTIIVTRTKEAKINIGNNVGISGATIYARKAITIGDNTLIGGNVKILDNDFHPIEVEARNIDDKDKIGTREIVIGKDCFIGCNSIILKGTKIGDGSVVGAGSIVSGEFPKGVVIAGNPAKIIKNVGD, encoded by the coding sequence ATGTTTAAAAGTAACTACTTTAAAATGATATTGAGATTAAACAAAGTTAATTTCGGGAAAAAATTAAATCTCTATGGAGTTCCAGTAATTTTTAAGAAAAAAGAGTCACAACTAAATATAGGAGAAAACTGCACTATAAAGAGCAGTTTTCTTTCAAATTTAATTGGATTAAGTCAAAGAACTATAATAGTTACAAGAACAAAAGAAGCAAAGATAAATATAGGAAATAATGTTGGAATTTCAGGTGCAACAATATATGCAAGAAAGGCGATAACTATTGGAGATAACACTTTAATTGGGGGAAATGTAAAAATATTAGATAATGATTTTCATCCGATAGAAGTGGAAGCAAGAAATATAGATGATAAAGATAAGATTGGAACTAGAGAAATAGTTATTGGAAAAGATTGTTTCATTGGATGTAACTCTATAATACTAAAAGGGACTAAGATTGGTGATGGATCTGTAGTTGGAGCAGGAAGTATAGTTTCAGGGGAGTTTCCTAAAGGTGTGGTTATAGCTGGAAACCCAGCAAAAATTATTAAAAATGTAGGTGATTAG
- the fcl gene encoding GDP-L-fucose synthase produces the protein MHKESKIYVAGHRGLVGSAIVRNLEAKGFKNIICKTHKELDLTNQNEVRRFFEEEKPEYVFLAAAKVGGINANNTYPADFIYENLMIQNNVIKSAHDLKVKKLLFLGSTCIYPKMAPQPIKEDYLLTGALEETNEAYAVAKIAGLEMCKFFKRQYGDNFISCMPTNLYGPNDNFDLKNSHVLPALIRKFHEAKINNSETVEIWGTGTPLREFLYVDDMADACVFLMENYDGEQHVNIGTGEEVSIRQLAETVKEAVGFEGELVFNTNMPDGTPRKLTTVEKLNGLGWKHKVSLNQGIKMAYEWFLENYK, from the coding sequence ATGCATAAAGAAAGCAAGATTTATGTTGCAGGACATAGAGGATTAGTAGGTTCAGCAATAGTTAGAAATTTAGAAGCAAAAGGTTTTAAAAATATAATTTGCAAAACACATAAAGAATTAGATTTAACAAATCAAAATGAAGTAAGAAGATTTTTTGAAGAAGAAAAACCTGAATATGTATTTTTAGCAGCAGCTAAAGTTGGTGGAATAAATGCAAACAATACATATCCAGCAGACTTTATATACGAAAACTTAATGATTCAAAACAATGTTATAAAATCAGCACACGATTTAAAGGTTAAAAAGCTATTATTCTTAGGAAGTACTTGTATATATCCTAAAATGGCTCCACAACCAATAAAAGAAGATTATCTTTTAACAGGAGCTTTAGAAGAAACAAATGAAGCTTATGCAGTAGCTAAAATAGCAGGACTTGAAATGTGTAAGTTCTTCAAGAGACAATATGGAGATAACTTTATAAGCTGTATGCCAACAAATCTTTATGGACCAAACGATAACTTTGACCTAAAGAATTCACACGTATTACCAGCTTTAATAAGAAAGTTCCACGAAGCTAAAATAAATAATAGCGAAACAGTTGAGATATGGGGAACAGGTACACCATTAAGAGAGTTCTTATACGTAGATGATATGGCAGATGCATGTGTATTCTTAATGGAAAACTACGATGGAGAACAACATGTAAATATAGGAACAGGAGAAGAGGTTTCTATAAGACAATTAGCAGAAACAGTTAAAGAAGCTGTAGGTTTTGAAGGTGAATTAGTATTTAATACAAATATGCCAGATGGAACACCAAGAAAACTTACAACAGTTGAAAAATTAAATGGACTAGGATGGAAACATAAGGTTAGCTTAAATCAAGGTATTAAGATGGCTTATGAATGGTTCTTAGAAAATTATAAATAA